One segment of Niveibacterium microcysteis DNA contains the following:
- a CDS encoding glutathione S-transferase N-terminal domain-containing protein, producing MMNLYSGTTDPFSHRCRIVLYEKGMDFQVIDVDLFNKPEDIAVINPYNRVPVLVDRDLVLYEPNIINEYIDERFPHPQLMPADPIMRAKARQLLHSLEQELFSHIEALEKNAKGVEKNRALVRDQLVQLAPMFVKQKFMLGEEFSMLDVAIAPLLWRLEHYGIDLPKTAAPLAKYAERVFSRQGFIDALTPSERAMRR from the coding sequence ATGATGAACCTGTACTCCGGTACGACGGACCCCTTCAGCCACCGCTGCCGGATCGTGCTCTACGAAAAGGGCATGGACTTCCAGGTTATCGACGTCGACCTGTTCAACAAGCCCGAGGACATTGCGGTTATCAATCCGTACAACCGCGTGCCTGTGCTGGTCGATCGCGATCTGGTGCTCTATGAGCCGAACATCATCAACGAATACATCGACGAGCGCTTTCCGCATCCGCAGCTGATGCCGGCCGACCCGATCATGCGTGCCAAGGCGCGTCAGCTGCTGCACTCGCTCGAGCAGGAACTCTTCTCCCACATCGAAGCGCTGGAAAAGAACGCCAAGGGTGTCGAGAAGAACCGCGCCCTCGTTCGCGATCAGCTGGTGCAACTCGCTCCGATGTTCGTGAAGCAGAAGTTCATGCTGGGCGAAGAGTTCTCGATGCTCGACGTGGCGATCGCCCCGTTGCTGTGGCGCCTTGAGCACTACGGCATCGACCTGCCGAAGACCGCTGCGCCGCTGGCGAAGTACGCCGAGCGCGTGTTCTCCCGCCAGGGCTTCATTGACGCATTGACGCCGTCCGAGCGCGCGATGCGCCGGTAA
- a CDS encoding ClpXP protease specificity-enhancing factor, with protein MSNIPSTKPYLVRALYEWCVDAGFTPHVAVVVDDTVRVPRAFVRDGQIVLNIAPDATHQFNLDNEALSCQARFGGVAQMLYVPIANIAAIYARENGQGMAFEVEPKLDGAATAAPVNSEPAAVPAPAESADSDDSPTPPEGGRPHLRVIK; from the coding sequence ATGAGCAACATTCCGTCCACCAAGCCTTACCTGGTTCGCGCGCTGTACGAGTGGTGCGTCGATGCCGGTTTCACACCGCATGTTGCGGTCGTCGTTGATGACACCGTGCGGGTGCCGAGAGCGTTCGTGCGTGACGGGCAGATCGTGCTGAACATCGCACCGGACGCGACCCACCAGTTCAATCTGGATAACGAAGCCCTGAGCTGTCAGGCGCGATTTGGTGGGGTGGCGCAGATGCTTTACGTGCCGATCGCTAATATCGCGGCCATCTATGCACGTGAGAACGGGCAGGGCATGGCGTTTGAAGTCGAACCCAAGCTCGACGGCGCGGCCACGGCGGCGCCGGTGAATAGCGAGCCGGCAGCGGTGCCCGCGCCGGCAGAATCTGCGGACAGCGATGATTCGCCGACACCACCCGAAGGCGGGCGCCCGCATCTGAGGGTGATCAAGTAA
- a CDS encoding methyl-accepting chemotaxis protein, whose protein sequence is MSLRNKLLLLAAIGAAALVFLSGYALWQFRTVGNQLHHSLGSMKVATRLLLEVDGANLAFKTQVQEWKNILIRGNDAAQHDKYLKQFGEEEEKVAAHLKSAGADLQAFGMDPKLAERVLTEHQQLGTKYREALKGFDGADPETGKKVDAAVKGMDRPVSAAIKELSSAVEKQVTARAASSVTASEQAIASTTLWLIAGGAVSLVAMLAASLLISRAIVIPVRQLDQVMARVATDWDLRNRAALTGGDEIADCGRALDTMLERFQQTIAALHGESRKVRNETHDVSQALSDLAMNADNQSDSTSSVAAAIEELTVAVSQVRDSAEEARRLAQSSHQLSARGRELIGATAAEMGAIATRVEETAHTLDDLGAQSEAISGIVNTVKEIADQTNLLALNAAIEAARAGEQGRGFAVVADEVRKLAEKTAHSTQEISGLVQKIQASTSRAVADINAVVENVRLQRTRTGEADAAIGSIEDAATRSSMAASRITEALAEQSTASQLIAQQVERIAHMCEENTSGVHQIGGNAGQLSALAQRLEDEAARFKV, encoded by the coding sequence ATGTCACTCCGAAACAAGCTGCTGCTGCTCGCCGCAATCGGCGCTGCAGCCCTCGTATTCCTGTCCGGTTACGCCCTGTGGCAGTTCCGCACGGTGGGCAATCAGCTGCACCACAGTCTCGGATCGATGAAGGTCGCCACACGACTGCTGCTTGAGGTCGATGGCGCGAACCTGGCTTTCAAGACCCAGGTGCAGGAGTGGAAGAACATCCTGATCCGCGGCAACGACGCCGCCCAGCACGACAAGTACCTCAAGCAGTTTGGTGAGGAAGAGGAAAAGGTCGCCGCGCATCTGAAGAGCGCAGGCGCTGACCTGCAGGCATTCGGAATGGATCCGAAGCTCGCGGAACGGGTGCTCACCGAACATCAGCAGCTAGGCACGAAGTACCGCGAGGCGCTCAAAGGCTTCGATGGCGCCGACCCGGAAACAGGCAAGAAGGTCGATGCCGCCGTGAAGGGCATGGATCGCCCAGTATCGGCCGCGATCAAGGAACTCTCCTCCGCCGTTGAGAAGCAAGTCACCGCACGGGCGGCATCGAGCGTGACGGCGTCGGAGCAGGCGATCGCCAGCACCACGCTGTGGCTGATCGCCGGCGGCGCGGTGTCGCTGGTAGCGATGCTGGCAGCCAGCCTGCTGATTTCGCGCGCCATCGTGATCCCGGTCCGCCAGCTCGATCAGGTGATGGCGCGCGTCGCCACTGACTGGGACCTGCGCAATCGCGCGGCACTCACCGGCGGCGACGAAATCGCCGACTGCGGCCGCGCGCTGGACACCATGCTCGAGCGCTTCCAGCAAACGATCGCGGCGCTGCATGGTGAATCGCGCAAGGTGCGCAACGAGACGCACGACGTGTCGCAAGCGCTCTCGGACCTCGCGATGAACGCCGACAACCAGAGCGATTCAACCTCGTCCGTCGCCGCTGCAATTGAGGAACTGACGGTCGCCGTTAGCCAGGTGCGCGATTCGGCAGAAGAAGCTCGGCGCCTCGCGCAGAGCTCGCATCAACTGTCTGCTCGCGGCCGCGAACTGATCGGCGCCACCGCCGCGGAGATGGGCGCCATCGCGACACGTGTCGAAGAAACCGCCCACACGCTGGACGACCTCGGCGCCCAGTCCGAAGCCATCAGCGGCATCGTCAACACCGTCAAGGAAATCGCGGACCAGACCAACCTGCTGGCCCTCAATGCCGCGATTGAGGCGGCACGCGCGGGCGAACAGGGCCGGGGTTTCGCCGTGGTAGCCGACGAGGTCCGCAAACTCGCCGAAAAGACCGCCCATTCGACGCAGGAAATCAGCGGCCTGGTGCAGAAGATCCAGGCAAGCACCTCGCGCGCGGTGGCCGACATCAACGCGGTCGTCGAGAACGTCCGGCTGCAGCGCACCCGAACCGGTGAGGCGGACGCCGCGATCGGCTCGATCGAAGATGCAGCAACCCGGTCCAGCATGGCAGCCTCACGCATCACGGAAGCGCTGGCCGAACAATCCACGGCGAGCCAGCTGATCGCGCAGCAGGTGGAGCGCATCGCGCATATGTGCGAAGAAAACACCTCCGGGGTGCACCAGATCGGAGGCAATGCCGGGCAGCTCAGCGCGCTTGCCCAGCGGCTGGAGGACGAAGCGGCGCGCTTCAAGGTCTGA
- a CDS encoding substrate-binding periplasmic protein → MRQGGGKYAATGLRAGQSLTRRNDAGAAVFKRITLVCLAACLTALPAFAAETPVRVVGVELPPLIMSTPYGSTGIIVDIVKTAFRRANLKVDIAIEPWARAYASVRDGEGDALIPTIRSTEREALFDFPDEPVFKSEMSFFRSSRKPIAWSGKLADVQARRFVKLRAALFAPEFDAAVREGRIACEETNSFASAIRMVDADRVDLAAVPKLAGLQIIAAEGLQGRVAALDPAFYVQNFFIAFSRKNALASQRQKVDSQLAAMWKDGTIAAIIDDYRKRNWLPASTSEALPH, encoded by the coding sequence ATGCGCCAGGGTGGCGGCAAGTATGCGGCGACAGGCCTGCGTGCGGGCCAATCGCTCACCCGGCGCAACGATGCAGGGGCTGCCGTGTTCAAGCGAATCACCCTCGTCTGCCTTGCAGCATGCCTCACGGCGCTTCCGGCGTTTGCGGCCGAGACCCCGGTTCGTGTTGTCGGCGTTGAGTTGCCGCCGCTGATCATGAGCACACCGTATGGCAGCACCGGGATCATCGTCGATATCGTCAAGACGGCATTCCGACGCGCCAACCTGAAAGTCGACATCGCGATCGAGCCCTGGGCGCGCGCCTATGCCAGCGTCCGCGACGGTGAAGGTGACGCCCTGATTCCGACGATTCGCTCGACTGAGCGCGAGGCGCTGTTCGACTTCCCGGACGAACCGGTGTTCAAATCGGAAATGTCTTTCTTCCGCTCGTCACGCAAGCCCATCGCGTGGAGCGGCAAACTTGCGGACGTGCAGGCCCGTCGCTTCGTGAAATTGCGCGCAGCCTTGTTTGCGCCCGAGTTCGACGCAGCCGTGCGCGAGGGGCGGATTGCCTGCGAGGAGACCAACTCCTTCGCGTCGGCGATCCGAATGGTCGATGCCGATCGTGTCGATCTGGCTGCAGTGCCCAAGCTCGCAGGGCTGCAGATCATCGCGGCAGAGGGCTTGCAAGGCCGTGTCGCCGCGCTCGACCCGGCCTTCTATGTGCAGAACTTCTTCATCGCGTTCTCGCGCAAGAATGCGTTGGCCTCGCAGCGGCAGAAGGTCGACAGCCAGCTTGCCGCAATGTGGAAAGACGGCACCATCGCCGCGATCATCGACGACTACCGCAAGCGCAACTGGCTGCCGGCGTCCACCTCCGAAGCCCTGCCGCACTGA
- a CDS encoding MFS transporter translates to MLRLPTTVVTLGFVSFFNDLASEMVTPLIPLVLAGSLGAGPIVLGLLEGVAEAVSAWLKLWSGGRSDGRRRKPWVLGGYLLSNLVRPFFGLAGHWPVLVSLRAIDRVGKGLRSAPRDAMVADATPAALRGTAYGFHRAMDNGGACLGALLAAAAVAWGGMALPQVMLWSALPGLAGVVVIILALHEQPRAAAPAASRPPLRWRAMPAGLRHYLAVVAVFGLARVSETFVMWRGHEIGCGSAELLVLWALMSLAKSVTSMLGGRIADHIGPLAMLRVGWLALASGYALLALIEAPLGLWFAAVGYGLLAGLSEGVERTLVGVLAPSASRGLAFGWYYLLSGAVAIPAGLIFGAIWQRGGAALAFMLVATLALACTAASLGLKERN, encoded by the coding sequence ATGCTGCGCTTGCCAACTACCGTCGTGACACTCGGCTTCGTCAGTTTCTTCAACGATCTCGCGTCGGAGATGGTCACGCCCCTGATCCCGCTCGTGCTGGCGGGGAGCCTGGGGGCAGGGCCGATTGTGCTGGGCCTGCTCGAAGGCGTGGCGGAGGCAGTCTCCGCGTGGCTCAAGCTATGGTCCGGCGGGCGTTCGGACGGGCGCCGGCGCAAACCCTGGGTGCTCGGCGGTTACCTGCTGTCGAACCTTGTGCGGCCTTTCTTTGGTTTGGCTGGGCACTGGCCGGTGCTTGTCAGTCTGCGTGCGATAGATCGGGTGGGCAAAGGGCTGCGGAGCGCGCCGCGCGATGCGATGGTCGCGGATGCCACGCCCGCGGCGCTGCGCGGCACCGCTTACGGCTTTCATCGAGCGATGGATAACGGTGGTGCTTGCCTCGGCGCGCTGCTCGCCGCCGCCGCGGTGGCCTGGGGTGGCATGGCCTTGCCGCAGGTGATGCTGTGGTCGGCGCTGCCCGGCTTGGCCGGTGTGGTGGTGATCATCCTTGCGCTGCATGAGCAGCCCCGCGCCGCGGCGCCCGCCGCATCCCGCCCGCCGCTTCGCTGGCGTGCGATGCCTGCCGGCTTGCGACACTACCTGGCGGTCGTTGCGGTTTTCGGCCTCGCGCGGGTGTCAGAAACCTTTGTGATGTGGCGCGGTCATGAGATCGGGTGTGGCAGCGCCGAGTTGCTGGTGCTCTGGGCGCTGATGAGCCTAGCCAAGAGTGTCACCTCGATGCTGGGCGGTCGGATTGCGGACCACATCGGTCCGTTGGCCATGCTGCGTGTCGGATGGCTCGCGTTGGCGTCGGGCTATGCGTTGCTTGCCCTGATCGAAGCGCCACTGGGGCTTTGGTTCGCAGCGGTCGGTTACGGTTTGCTGGCCGGACTGTCAGAGGGCGTGGAGCGCACGCTTGTTGGTGTGCTCGCACCTTCCGCATCGCGCGGCCTCGCCTTCGGCTGGTACTACCTGCTTTCGGGCGCAGTGGCGATCCCCGCGGGGCTGATTTTCGGTGCGATCTGGCAGCGTGGCGGGGCGGCACTTGCGTTTATGCTGGTCGCGACGCTGGCGCTTGCCTGCACCGCCGCAAGTCTTGGATTGAAGGAGCGGAATTGA
- a CDS encoding peroxiredoxin has translation MNAWLRTIFALLLSSVLLVPAWAELPAVDQPAPGFSLPDQDGAMHALADYRGKWLVLYFYPKNDTPGCTTEACNFRDGYGQLKALGAQVLGVSVDDTASHLAFAKKYKLPFTLLADADGAVAERYGALTNLALVKFAKRQTFLIDPQGVIREKWLKVDPDTHAAEVMAALKQRSAR, from the coding sequence ATGAATGCCTGGCTGAGAACGATCTTTGCGCTGCTGCTCAGTAGCGTGCTTTTGGTGCCCGCGTGGGCAGAGTTGCCTGCGGTGGACCAGCCGGCTCCCGGCTTCTCGCTGCCCGACCAGGACGGTGCGATGCATGCGTTGGCCGACTACCGGGGCAAATGGCTGGTGCTGTACTTCTACCCGAAGAACGATACGCCCGGGTGCACGACCGAAGCCTGCAATTTCCGTGATGGCTACGGCCAGCTCAAAGCACTCGGTGCACAGGTGCTGGGCGTCAGCGTTGATGACACTGCCTCGCATCTTGCCTTTGCCAAGAAGTACAAGCTGCCCTTCACCTTGCTCGCCGATGCGGACGGCGCGGTGGCCGAACGCTACGGGGCGCTCACCAACCTCGCCCTGGTGAAGTTCGCGAAGCGGCAGACTTTCCTGATCGACCCGCAAGGGGTGATCCGCGAGAAATGGCTGAAGGTGGACCCGGATACCCACGCGGCCGAAGTCATGGCCGCACTTAAGCAACGCTCGGCGCGCTAG